The following proteins are encoded in a genomic region of Salvia miltiorrhiza cultivar Shanhuang (shh) unplaced genomic scaffold, IMPLAD_Smil_shh fragScaff_scaffold_19_1, whole genome shotgun sequence:
- the LOC131002778 gene encoding homeobox-leucine zipper protein HAT5-like, giving the protein MAGREFANSGGGALDLSKKMKTCGHDRPLDSVFASAPSNSFLGPGAMVSFGAVGRDNSSGNSFYQSFEMQENGEEYLDDYFSQPEKKRRLSVDQVQFLERSFEVENKLEPDRKLQLANELGLQPRQIAVWFQNRRARCKTKHLETEYETLHSSYKSLKMDYDYLVKENEKLKAEVLHLKHDGTAQDVEHASSGESDTKELSEAIPVSTDEEEHKVSVSTSKNDEQSSTKSDVTNEDSPRLTDGIHHPLFVKSGESPHDFDPSQSVLSLHGEDCLNEEMLQRAYVFPKIEDAYCHLHATSCGYGFSVEDHAFNFWSY; this is encoded by the exons ATGGCCGGTCGTGAATTTGCaaacagcggcggcggcgctctgGATCtgagtaagaagatgaaaactTGTGGCCATGATCGGCCTCTGGATTCTGTGTTTGCGTCTGCTCCTTCAAATTCCTTTCTTG gGCCGGGGGCGATGGTAAGTTTTGGAGCTGTTGGTAGGGATAACAGCTCAGGAAACTCGTTTTATCAGTCGTTTGAGATGCAGGAGAATGGGGAAGAATACTTGGACGACTATTTTAGTCAACCGGAGAAGAAAAGGAGGCTCTCTGTAGATCAAGTCCAGTTTCTTGAGAGAAGTTTTGAGGTTGAGAATAAACTTGAACCGGATAGGAAACTTCAACTGGCAAACGAGCTTGGTCTGCAGCCTCGTCAAATTGCAGTGTGGTTCCAGAACCGCAGGGCTCGTTGCAAGACGAAGCATCTTGAAACAGAATACGAGACGTTGCATTCAAGCTACAAGAGCTTGAAAATGGACTATGATTACCTCGTCAAGGAGAATGAGAAGCTAAAAGCTGAG GTTCTTCACCTCAAACACGATGGGACTGCTCAAGATGTGGAGCACGCAAGCTCAGGAGAATCGGACACTAAAGAACTATCTGAAGCAATCCCAGTTTCTACTGATGAAGAAGAGCATAAAGTTTCTGTGTCGACTTCTAAGAATGACGAGCAAAGCTCAACAAAAAGTGACGTGACCAATGAAGACAGCCCCCGGTTGACAGACGGGATTCATCATCCTCTGTTTGTGAAATCAGGTGAGTCTCCCCATGACTTTGATCCCAGTCAGTCTGTTTTATCGCTTCATGGAGAAGATTGCTTGAACGAGGAAATGCTACAACGTGCTTATGTCTTTCCTAAGATTGAAGATGCCTATTGTCACCTTCATGCAACTTCATGTGGCTATGGATTTTCTGTTGAAGACCATGCCTTCAATTTCTGGTCTTATTAA